Proteins encoded in a region of the Campylobacter geochelonis genome:
- the fabG gene encoding 3-oxoacyl-ACP reductase FabG gives MSKRVLITGASGGIGAGIATYLAKLGYEVVLCGRNEDKLKSVAKEVEKITQKLPVMLKFDVANEAQAKEVLTKDVSENGVYYAVILNAGITRDNTFVGIESDDWKDVIDTNLNSFYYVLKPVLMDMIRAKKPARIVVISSVSGVMGNRGQSNYSASKAGLIGAAKSLAIELASRNITVNCIAPGLIKTEMIDESLPLDEIKKAIPARRFGEVSDVAPLVEFLLSDGASYITKQVIGVNGGMC, from the coding sequence GTGAGTAAACGAGTTTTGATAACTGGAGCTAGTGGCGGAATCGGCGCTGGGATTGCTACTTATTTAGCAAAGCTTGGCTATGAAGTTGTGCTATGTGGGCGAAATGAAGATAAACTAAAAAGTGTTGCAAAAGAAGTGGAAAAAATCACTCAAAAATTACCAGTTATGCTTAAATTTGATGTTGCAAACGAAGCTCAAGCCAAAGAAGTTTTAACCAAAGATGTGAGCGAAAATGGGGTGTATTACGCGGTAATTTTAAATGCTGGGATAACGCGCGATAATACCTTTGTAGGAATTGAAAGCGATGATTGGAAAGATGTGATAGATACGAATTTAAACAGCTTTTACTATGTTTTAAAGCCGGTTTTAATGGATATGATTAGAGCGAAAAAACCAGCTAGAATCGTTGTTATAAGCTCAGTTTCTGGAGTGATGGGAAATCGCGGGCAGAGCAATTACAGCGCTAGTAAAGCTGGTCTTATAGGCGCTGCAAAGTCCCTTGCTATCGAACTTGCTTCAAGAAATATCACGGTTAATTGTATAGCGCCAGGTCTTATAAAAACTGAAATGATAGATGAGAGTTTACCGCTTGATGAGATTAAAAAAGCAATTCCAGCTAGACGTTTTGGCGAAGTTAGCGATGTAGCGCCTTTGGTTGAGTTTTTATTAAGCGATGGAGCAAGCTATATCACAAAACAAGTCATTGGCGTAAATGGAGGTATGTGTTGA
- a CDS encoding phosphopantetheine-binding protein gives MNQMRQEIKELIIKSLNLEDMKADDIDDDEVLFNDGLGLDSVDALELGLAIQKTYGVVLDSKTTNLKEIFKSVSTLADYIAKNRS, from the coding sequence ATGAACCAAATGCGACAAGAGATCAAAGAGCTTATCATTAAAAGCTTGAATTTAGAAGATATGAAAGCTGATGATATAGACGATGATGAGGTGCTTTTTAACGATGGTTTGGGGCTTGATAGTGTTGATGCGCTTGAGCTTGGACTTGCTATTCAAAAAACATATGGCGTTGTGCTTGACTCAAAAACTACAAATTTAAAAGAGATTTTTAAATCAGTTAGCACATTGGCTGATTATATCGCTAAAAATAGGAGCTAG
- a CDS encoding 4'-phosphopantetheinyl transferase family protein encodes MFKNDIYICFSDGEDVKFSKKILSKKDKRKLKCSPNLKTNSSFITSRFLKNKAKKAKFSLSHKEKFAVVAFGKVRKLGVDMEILHKRDIDGVMDFCFNEFECELVKKADEKLQIFYQIYTLKEAVLKAKKLGFEFLGRVGLSKDGLLDEKGRKMFYKSYMIDKFIISIAFRY; translated from the coding sequence ATGTTTAAAAATGATATCTATATCTGTTTTTCTGATGGCGAAGATGTTAAATTTTCGAAGAAAATTTTATCAAAAAAAGATAAGCGTAAACTAAAGTGCTCGCCAAATTTAAAAACAAATAGCTCGTTTATCACATCAAGATTTTTAAAAAACAAGGCTAAAAAGGCTAAATTTTCACTTTCTCATAAAGAGAAATTTGCAGTTGTTGCGTTTGGTAAAGTGCGAAAACTAGGCGTAGATATGGAAATTTTGCATAAGCGAGATATAGATGGGGTGATGGATTTTTGTTTTAATGAATTTGAGTGTGAACTTGTTAAAAAAGCAGATGAAAAACTGCAAATTTTTTATCAAATTTATACGCTCAAAGAGGCGGTTTTAAAAGCAAAGAAGCTTGGGTTTGAGTTTTTAGGACGCGTTGGACTTAGCAAAGATGGGCTTTTAGATGAAAAAGGTCGAAAAATGTTTTATAAAAGTTATATGATTGATAAATTTATTATTTCAATCGCTTTTAGATATTAA
- a CDS encoding ApeP family dehydratase — protein MKFSIDTLLPHSNDMIMIDEIVEISPEQITAKRLIKEGDVYVSDAKLAGFAMLELMAQTIGAYAGYYAKTNGAKPTLGFLIGSRKFDILKDGIEVGVCVHIKAVCSIQDESGFGVWDGEIYDQKQIYATAKLSVLSPNQETLERMKSE, from the coding sequence ATGAAATTTAGTATAGATACGCTTTTGCCACACTCAAATGATATGATTATGATAGATGAGATTGTAGAGATATCGCCTGAACAAATCACAGCAAAACGCCTGATAAAAGAGGGCGATGTTTATGTAAGTGATGCAAAGTTGGCTGGATTTGCTATGCTTGAGTTGATGGCTCAGACGATAGGCGCTTATGCTGGGTATTATGCAAAAACAAATGGCGCAAAACCAACGCTTGGATTTTTGATAGGAAGTAGGAAATTTGATATTTTAAAAGATGGCATAGAAGTTGGAGTTTGTGTGCATATAAAGGCGGTTTGCTCTATTCAAGATGAGAGTGGTTTTGGAGTTTGGGATGGCGAAATTTATGATCAAAAGCAAATTTATGCAACCGCAAAACTTAGCGTTCTTAGCCCAAATCAAGAGACCTTAGAAAGGATGAAAAGTGAGTAA
- a CDS encoding NAD(P)/FAD-dependent oxidoreductase translates to MYDVVIIGAGPSGSTAAAFCHNAGLKVRIVEKSTMPKFVIGESLLANCNNILEEAGLLEVIENHGFQYKNGAAFSWRDEYTYFDFLDKSSVGAGTTFQVQRAEFDKLLVDEVIKKGVEVSFNTEVVDAKFSDECATLIIKDENENKKELKAKFILDASGYGRVLPRILNLEKPSILPVRTAYFTHIEDNITEPLYDRNKILITTHPTMRDVWFWLIPFSNGRCSIGVVGEKDRINPDDLTSEITLKTHVYKAPMLKRLLNNASWDMEVKTLNGYSKDVKALYGKRFALLGNATEFLDPVFSSGVTIALYSSKLASKCLIKTLKNEDVDWEKEYKDELMLGVNAFRTYVNGWYDGAFQDVIYTKNKNIKIKRMISSILAGYAWDRQNPFVVKSDEKLKTLAAFC, encoded by the coding sequence GTGTATGATGTTGTAATTATCGGAGCTGGGCCAAGCGGAAGCACAGCAGCAGCTTTTTGCCATAATGCAGGGCTTAAAGTGCGTATAGTTGAGAAATCAACAATGCCAAAATTTGTAATCGGCGAAAGCTTGCTTGCAAACTGCAATAATATTTTAGAAGAAGCAGGGCTGCTTGAAGTTATAGAAAATCATGGTTTTCAGTATAAAAACGGAGCTGCTTTTTCGTGGCGTGATGAGTATACTTATTTTGATTTTTTAGATAAAAGTAGTGTTGGAGCTGGAACGACTTTTCAGGTTCAACGGGCTGAATTTGACAAGCTTTTAGTTGATGAAGTTATCAAAAAAGGCGTTGAAGTTAGCTTTAACACAGAAGTTGTTGATGCTAAATTTAGCGATGAGTGCGCAACACTTATAATCAAAGATGAAAATGAGAATAAAAAAGAGTTAAAAGCTAAATTTATCCTTGATGCAAGTGGATATGGAAGAGTTTTGCCACGCATTTTAAATCTTGAAAAACCATCAATATTGCCTGTTAGAACAGCGTATTTTACGCATATAGAAGATAATATCACAGAACCTTTATACGATAGAAATAAAATTTTAATAACAACTCATCCAACCATGCGTGATGTTTGGTTTTGGCTTATACCTTTTTCAAATGGGCGTTGTTCAATCGGCGTAGTCGGCGAAAAAGACCGCATAAATCCAGATGATTTAACAAGCGAAATAACTCTAAAAACACATGTTTATAAAGCGCCTATGCTTAAAAGATTATTAAACAATGCTTCGTGGGATATGGAAGTAAAAACACTAAATGGGTATTCAAAAGATGTAAAAGCTCTTTATGGCAAGAGATTTGCGCTGCTAGGCAATGCGACTGAGTTTTTAGATCCTGTTTTTAGCTCTGGAGTTACTATAGCGCTTTATTCATCAAAACTAGCATCAAAATGCCTGATTAAAACGCTTAAAAATGAAGATGTTGATTGGGAAAAAGAGTATAAAGATGAGTTAATGCTTGGCGTTAATGCCTTTAGAACGTATGTAAATGGCTGGTATGATGGAGCGTTTCAAGATGTTATTTACACTAAAAATAAAAACATAAAAATCAAACGAATGATAAGTTCGATTTTGGCTGGTTATGCGTGGGATAGACAAAATCCGTTTGTGGTAAAATCAGATGAGAAGCTAAAAACTTTAGCTGCTTTTTGCTAA
- a CDS encoding lysophospholipid acyltransferase family protein: MKLLFRRILVGFLFALFGLICLVGNLVFIPIVLLNLQRFKIVENLARDMIFISWRSFILATKFFKYLKFEFDGYENLGKNSQIIIANHPSLLDVVFLISHIRRANCVVKSSLGQNLFLSLAIKAANYIPNTQNELLLEKAIKVLKNGECLVIFPEGTRTKDEIKFHKAAFYIAINSAKILTPIAINMQPKSLKKGESWHNTPKNLISYKLSVLKSIDITAFASNRANPVRVRELYKMLENLYKKENL; encoded by the coding sequence TTGAAACTGCTGTTTAGACGGATTTTAGTCGGCTTTTTGTTTGCTCTTTTTGGACTTATTTGTTTGGTTGGAAATTTGGTTTTTATCCCGATTGTTTTACTGAATTTGCAACGATTTAAGATAGTAGAAAATTTAGCAAGAGATATGATTTTTATCTCGTGGCGAAGTTTTATACTAGCAACTAAATTTTTTAAATATCTTAAATTTGAGTTTGATGGATATGAAAATCTTGGTAAAAACTCGCAGATAATCATCGCAAACCACCCATCGCTTCTTGATGTTGTGTTTTTAATCTCGCATATCAGGCGGGCAAATTGCGTGGTAAAAAGCTCTCTTGGGCAAAATTTATTTTTATCTTTAGCAATCAAAGCGGCAAACTATATCCCAAACACGCAAAATGAGCTTTTGCTTGAAAAGGCGATAAAAGTGCTTAAAAATGGCGAATGTTTGGTTATTTTCCCAGAAGGCACAAGAACAAAAGATGAGATTAAATTTCATAAAGCTGCATTTTACATAGCGATAAATTCAGCCAAAATTCTAACACCAATCGCGATAAATATGCAGCCTAAAAGCCTAAAAAAAGGTGAGTCTTGGCATAATACGCCAAAGAATTTGATATCATACAAACTTAGTGTTTTAAAAAGTATCGATATAACAGCTTTTGCTAGTAACCGTGCAAATCCAGTGCGTGTTAGAGAGCTTTATAAAATGTTAGAGAATTTATATAAAAAGGAAAATTTATGA
- a CDS encoding acyl carrier protein, with protein MTKDEIFEILKTALVELFEIDESKITMDAKIYEDLDIDSIDAIDLVDYVKKNTGHRLMPEDFKSIKTLGDIVEVVAKKFEN; from the coding sequence ATGACTAAAGATGAGATTTTTGAAATTTTAAAAACTGCGTTAGTTGAGCTTTTTGAGATAGATGAGAGTAAGATTACAATGGATGCTAAAATTTATGAAGATTTAGACATTGATAGCATTGATGCGATTGATTTGGTTGATTATGTTAAGAAAAACACAGGACACCGTCTTATGCCAGAGGATTTTAAGTCGATTAAAACTTTGGGCGATATCGTAGAAGTGGTAGCAAAAAAGTTTGAAAACTGA
- a CDS encoding AMP-binding protein: MFDKNELKFDETTKEQILKFSAFLLENDIKEAQIYLSNTSDFIVAFFGGLCAKTTLYLLPNAKFFDDKFSINDANFSSIKAKNKSDKLNLNTDEIFYLLTSGTSGKSKNIQKTLLQMVDEALYLRDKFGICKSDEFISSVSHQHMFGLTFKVFLPLVSGAKIIDGEYNYPEALLALNLKNHTLIASPTILDVLCQHANFEKMNGIKMIISAGASLKNQTRDVFKAKFGIDITEIYGSTETGVIACNKGFGLKKFESVALSVTQKGALVVSSPWCESFETSDSASVDGDDLTLYGRLDRIIKLSEKRVSLEEIELFLLKHDFVDDIYLGMHPEFSRVLALVKLSEVGEDEFRKGGKIAVVNELKRYLKSEYKNIVRYFKVVEKLEKNQNSKLTKAKFHEQFYARSEPKFSLIKSSDEVSIFRAKISVWDFYFDGHFGDFAIVPGFIQLGFALTCAKYLGLSPKNSFSNIKFTKLLRPNDTAELRLTIKNSRVSFEIYANLTLCASGRFDV; the protein is encoded by the coding sequence ATGTTTGATAAAAATGAGCTTAAATTCGATGAAACTACAAAAGAGCAAATTCTAAAATTTAGCGCATTTTTACTTGAAAACGATATCAAAGAGGCTCAAATTTATCTAAGTAATACAAGCGATTTTATCGTCGCTTTTTTCGGTGGATTGTGTGCAAAAACTACTCTTTATCTTTTGCCAAATGCTAAATTTTTTGATGATAAATTTAGCATAAATGATGCAAATTTCAGTTCCATCAAGGCGAAAAATAAAAGTGATAAGCTGAATTTAAACACAGATGAAATCTTTTATCTTTTAACATCTGGAACAAGTGGCAAAAGTAAAAATATCCAAAAAACACTTTTACAAATGGTTGATGAAGCGCTTTATCTGCGTGATAAATTTGGCATTTGTAAAAGCGATGAGTTTATCTCAAGTGTTTCTCATCAGCATATGTTTGGACTAACTTTCAAGGTATTTTTACCTCTTGTTAGTGGCGCTAAAATCATTGATGGCGAGTATAATTATCCAGAAGCTCTACTTGCGCTAAATCTTAAAAACCATACCCTAATCGCAAGTCCAACGATACTTGACGTGCTTTGCCAACACGCAAATTTTGAAAAAATGAATGGCATTAAGATGATAATATCAGCGGGCGCAAGTCTAAAAAACCAGACAAGAGATGTTTTTAAAGCCAAATTTGGCATTGATATAACTGAAATTTATGGAAGCACAGAAACTGGCGTTATAGCGTGCAATAAAGGCTTTGGTCTTAAAAAGTTTGAGTCAGTTGCACTTAGCGTTACTCAAAAAGGTGCTTTAGTTGTAAGTTCGCCATGGTGCGAGAGTTTTGAAACTAGCGATAGTGCGAGTGTAGATGGTGATGATTTAACGCTTTATGGCAGGCTTGATCGTATTATAAAACTAAGTGAAAAGAGAGTTAGCCTTGAAGAGATTGAGCTGTTTTTGCTAAAACATGATTTTGTTGATGATATCTATCTTGGAATGCACCCAGAGTTTAGCCGCGTTTTAGCGCTTGTCAAGCTTAGCGAAGTTGGCGAAGATGAGTTTAGAAAAGGCGGTAAAATCGCAGTTGTAAATGAACTAAAAAGATACTTAAAAAGTGAGTATAAAAATATAGTTCGCTACTTTAAAGTGGTCGAAAAGTTAGAGAAAAATCAAAACTCAAAGCTAACAAAGGCTAAATTTCACGAGCAGTTTTACGCAAGAAGTGAACCAAAATTTAGCCTTATAAAAAGCAGTGATGAAGTTAGCATTTTTAGGGCTAAGATTAGCGTTTGGGACTTTTATTTTGATGGGCATTTTGGCGATTTTGCTATAGTTCCTGGATTTATCCAGCTTGGATTTGCTCTAACTTGCGCGAAGTATCTTGGACTAAGCCCAAAAAATAGCTTTTCAAATATCAAATTTACAAAACTTCTTCGCCCAAATGATACAGCAGAGCTTAGATTAACTATCAAAAACTCAAGAGTTAGTTTTGAAATTTATGCAAATTTAACGCTTTGCGCTTCGGGAAGATTTGATGTATAA
- a CDS encoding glycosyltransferase family 2 protein, giving the protein MYKLAFLIPYYNHPLKIAKLVKALNSFNQEIIIVDDGSNKASKQALDGLKVKVLTRAKNGGKGASLKDGFCFAKELGFSHVFQVDADFQHDISFCEEFISKSMQNPNAIIAANPIYDEFAPKSRLYGRKITNFWNAINTLSLDIKDGMCGFRIYPVDEICSILPSVKSDRMEFDIEILIRSYRRGIKLFWLDLKVAYEDDGVSHFRMLRDNLLISKMHARLFFSLPSYIFKVLNSAK; this is encoded by the coding sequence ATGTATAAGCTAGCGTTTTTAATCCCCTACTATAACCATCCGCTTAAAATCGCAAAATTAGTCAAAGCTTTAAACTCTTTTAATCAAGAGATTATTATAGTCGATGATGGTTCAAATAAAGCATCAAAACAGGCGTTAGATGGGCTTAAAGTAAAAGTTTTAACGCGCGCAAAAAATGGTGGTAAGGGAGCTAGTTTAAAAGATGGATTTTGTTTTGCAAAAGAGCTTGGCTTTTCTCATGTGTTTCAAGTTGATGCGGATTTTCAACATGATATTAGCTTTTGTGAAGAGTTTATCTCTAAAAGTATGCAAAATCCAAACGCAATCATCGCCGCAAATCCAATCTATGATGAATTTGCTCCAAAATCAAGGCTTTATGGTAGAAAAATAACAAATTTTTGGAACGCTATTAATACACTAAGTTTGGATATAAAAGATGGAATGTGTGGCTTTAGAATTTATCCAGTAGATGAAATTTGCTCTATTTTGCCAAGTGTAAAATCAGATAGAATGGAATTTGATATCGAAATTTTAATCCGCTCTTATAGGCGAGGGATTAAGCTTTTTTGGCTTGATTTAAAAGTAGCTTATGAAGATGATGGAGTGTCGCACTTTAGGATGTTAAGAGATAATTTACTGATTTCAAAAATGCATGCAAGGCTGTTTTTTAGCTTACCAAGTTATATTTTTAAGGTGCTAAACAGTGCAAAGTAA
- a CDS encoding beta-ketoacyl-ACP synthase produces MLRKVVVTGFGNVSAFGKSYSQIKEGLERRQNAVCYIKEWDRIKELNTRLAAPILGYEPPNSWSRKELRSMGRVAQFAVEAAGLALKDAGLYEDDDIVPNLRDGRMGVAAGSSTGSTDAVCSAVKLLLDMPSDFNANTYIKMMPHTTAANIAIFYGLKGRIIPTSSACTSASHAIGYSYEAIKYGMIDMMLAGGAEELCPSEAYVFDKLYATSCKNDTPHLSPAPFDANRDGLVLGEGGSMLVLESEESALKRGARIYAQVVGFGSTCDGAHITRPQSATMKEAMSLALKDANLKPSEIGYINAHATATKQGDIAESIATNELFGDNVAISSLKSYFGHTLGACGALESFLSVMMMKQSRFYPTLNLLNLDSECAKLRYLQDIENITTDYVMNNNFAFGGVNTSLIFKNYS; encoded by the coding sequence GTGTTGAGAAAAGTCGTAGTTACGGGCTTTGGCAATGTAAGCGCCTTTGGTAAAAGTTACAGCCAGATAAAAGAGGGGCTTGAAAGAAGGCAAAATGCGGTTTGCTATATAAAAGAGTGGGATAGAATCAAAGAGTTAAATACTCGCCTTGCAGCGCCTATTTTAGGCTATGAACCACCAAATTCGTGGAGTAGAAAAGAGCTAAGAAGTATGGGAAGAGTAGCACAGTTTGCTGTTGAAGCTGCTGGACTTGCGCTAAAAGATGCGGGGCTTTACGAAGATGATGATATAGTGCCAAATTTACGTGATGGGCGAATGGGCGTAGCAGCTGGTTCATCTACTGGAAGCACGGACGCGGTTTGTTCGGCGGTTAAACTACTTCTTGATATGCCAAGCGATTTTAACGCAAATACTTATATAAAAATGATGCCTCACACAACAGCTGCAAATATCGCCATTTTTTATGGCTTAAAAGGTCGCATTATCCCAACTTCATCTGCTTGCACGAGCGCAAGTCACGCTATAGGCTACTCATACGAAGCGATAAAATATGGCATGATAGATATGATGTTAGCAGGTGGAGCAGAAGAGCTTTGCCCTAGTGAGGCATATGTTTTTGACAAGCTTTATGCAACAAGTTGTAAAAATGATACGCCACACTTATCTCCAGCTCCATTTGATGCAAATCGCGATGGGCTAGTTCTTGGAGAGGGTGGAAGTATGCTTGTGCTTGAAAGCGAAGAGAGCGCTTTAAAAAGAGGAGCTAGAATTTATGCACAAGTTGTAGGCTTTGGCTCAACTTGCGATGGAGCACACATCACAAGACCACAAAGTGCGACTATGAAAGAGGCTATGAGTTTGGCTTTAAAAGATGCAAATTTAAAACCGAGCGAAATCGGATATATAAACGCTCACGCAACCGCAACAAAGCAAGGCGATATCGCAGAGAGTATCGCAACAAACGAGCTTTTTGGCGATAATGTTGCGATTAGCTCGCTTAAGAGCTATTTTGGGCATACGCTTGGTGCGTGTGGTGCGCTAGAGAGTTTTTTAAGTGTTATGATGATGAAACAAAGTAGGTTTTATCCAACTCTAAATTTGCTAAATTTAGATAGCGAATGTGCAAAACTACGCTACTTGCAAGATATAGAAAACATCACAACTGATTATGTGATGAACAACAACTTTGCTTTTGGTGGGGTTAATACATCTTTGATATTTAAAAATTATAGCTAA
- a CDS encoding excinuclease ABC subunit A, which produces MKKLTIFLMVLAFLGVAHAKNEVHRFPIADALNDPRAKEVLNPKIKLVFGSGSKAKAITDVLTANKKTNAAFKKDKDACNWAFLSAIKTFQERAVKEGGTKVVNLTSYYYKNKFVSKKEFECGVGNIMVGVTLQGVIAK; this is translated from the coding sequence ATGAAAAAATTAACTATTTTTCTTATGGTTTTGGCGTTTTTAGGTGTTGCTCATGCTAAAAATGAGGTACATAGATTTCCAATCGCTGATGCTCTAAATGATCCAAGAGCAAAAGAGGTTTTAAATCCAAAGATAAAGCTGGTTTTTGGAAGCGGTTCAAAAGCAAAAGCGATAACTGATGTTTTAACAGCTAACAAAAAAACAAATGCAGCATTTAAAAAAGACAAAGATGCTTGCAACTGGGCGTTTCTTTCGGCGATTAAAACCTTTCAAGAAAGGGCTGTTAAAGAAGGCGGCACAAAGGTTGTAAATTTGACAAGTTATTATTATAAAAACAAATTTGTTAGCAAAAAAGAGTTTGAATGTGGCGTTGGTAACATTATGGTTGGCGTAACGCTACAAGGCGTGATAGCAAAATAA
- a CDS encoding beta-ketoacyl synthase N-terminal-like domain-containing protein, which translates to MSKVYLSQPGVITAAGTSLKETFKSAMSQKTALKKIESFYNDKSFVLAKIYDDLESFSAKTDEKFHTRTNQILLSATTQILPQINRAITKFGRERVGVVIATTTSGVEENLSYFKTLAKTGIWDDKFSLDMNSLSNPAEFLHDFLRLSSACFSVSTACTSGAKALIDAARLIKSGLCDAVVCGGVDSLNTMTVLGFNSLEVLSDEVLNPFSKNRKGTNLGEGAAVFLLSKDEISDISLLGYATNTDAFHITKPSPEAKFQIKAIEDALKMANLKSVDYVNLHATATMANDKMEAKAVFSTLKNTPCSSSKPIIGHTLGAAGAIECALCYEMIEHGNGLLPHLYDGAYDESLAPLNLALKLTNTKPKTALSTSFAFGGDNAVVIIGKNDEI; encoded by the coding sequence ATGAGTAAAGTTTATCTAAGCCAACCTGGCGTTATAACTGCGGCTGGAACGAGTTTGAAAGAAACTTTTAAAAGCGCGATGAGTCAAAAAACAGCACTAAAAAAGATTGAGAGTTTTTATAATGATAAAAGCTTTGTTTTAGCTAAAATTTATGATGATTTAGAAAGTTTTAGCGCAAAAACAGATGAGAAATTTCATACCAGAACAAACCAAATTTTACTGTCTGCAACCACGCAGATATTGCCTCAAATCAACCGTGCAATAACTAAATTTGGGCGCGAGCGAGTCGGCGTAGTAATCGCTACAACCACAAGCGGAGTTGAAGAAAATTTGAGTTATTTTAAAACATTGGCAAAAACAGGGATTTGGGATGATAAATTCAGCCTTGATATGAACTCACTTTCAAATCCTGCTGAGTTTTTGCATGATTTTTTAAGGCTTAGCTCAGCTTGTTTTTCAGTCTCAACTGCCTGCACATCTGGCGCTAAAGCTTTGATAGATGCGGCAAGGCTTATAAAAAGTGGGCTTTGTGATGCTGTGGTTTGTGGTGGAGTTGATAGTTTAAATACAATGACCGTGCTTGGATTTAACTCACTTGAAGTGCTAAGCGATGAGGTTTTAAACCCATTTTCTAAAAACAGAAAAGGGACAAATCTAGGCGAGGGCGCGGCTGTATTTTTACTAAGCAAAGATGAAATTTCAGATATTTCTCTTCTTGGTTATGCGACAAATACAGATGCTTTTCATATCACAAAACCAAGTCCAGAGGCTAAATTTCAGATAAAAGCAATTGAAGATGCTCTTAAAATGGCGAATTTAAAAAGCGTTGATTATGTGAATTTGCACGCAACCGCAACTATGGCAAATGACAAAATGGAAGCAAAAGCAGTTTTTAGCACTTTAAAAAACACGCCTTGTAGTAGCTCTAAACCCATTATCGGGCATACGCTTGGGGCTGCTGGGGCGATTGAGTGTGCTTTGTGTTATGAGATGATAGAGCATGGAAATGGGCTTTTGCCTCATCTTTATGATGGAGCGTATGATGAGAGTTTAGCGCCACTAAATTTAGCACTCAAGCTAACAAATACAAAGCCAAAAACCGCACTTAGCACATCTTTTGCTTTTGGTGGGGATAATGCGGTTGTAATTATAGGAAAAAATGATGAAATTTAG
- a CDS encoding beta-ketoacyl synthase chain length factor, whose translation MKFSFNILKFDAITNVEICDELKDFCVTPELNHIAPLARRRLSKCAKFSAHLLKEIDTNSVASVFSSRDGEINRCFSLLDDVAKNEPISPTSFSLSVHNATLAQIAIFSSNNSEISAISSNLSLENGLLNGYLKLEDGFEKVAVISYFEGVDNQIAKKTNLAYAVLVVIEKGSQICLETTPNTHESLAKNSDIVFLKNMLSAKKSWSVSDEVLTWRWCVETAV comes from the coding sequence ATGAAATTTAGTTTTAATATCTTAAAATTTGATGCCATAACAAATGTTGAAATTTGTGATGAGCTTAAAGATTTTTGTGTAACACCAGAGCTAAATCACATAGCGCCACTTGCTCGCCGTAGGCTTTCAAAGTGTGCTAAATTTAGCGCTCATTTGCTAAAAGAAATTGATACAAATAGCGTTGCTAGCGTATTTAGCTCAAGAGATGGCGAGATAAATCGTTGCTTTTCTTTGCTAGATGATGTGGCAAAAAACGAACCGATTTCGCCAACTTCTTTTTCGCTTTCGGTACATAATGCAACTTTAGCTCAAATTGCTATTTTTAGCTCAAATAACAGTGAAATTTCAGCAATTTCTTCAAATTTAAGCTTAGAAAATGGGCTTTTAAACGGATATTTAAAACTAGAAGATGGATTTGAAAAAGTGGCTGTGATAAGCTACTTTGAGGGTGTTGATAACCAAATCGCAAAGAAAACAAATTTAGCTTACGCGGTTTTGGTTGTGATAGAAAAGGGAAGCCAAATTTGTTTAGAAACGACACCTAATACGCACGAAAGCTTAGCTAAAAACTCAGATATAGTTTTTTTAAAAAATATGCTTAGCGCTAAGAAATCATGGAGCGTAAGTGATGAAGTACTAACTTGGAGATGGTGCGTTGAAACTGCTGTTTAG